A genomic window from Nosocomiicoccus massiliensis includes:
- a CDS encoding nuclease-related domain-containing protein, producing MTISELEFLERRYDLDREQQLELELERKGKVGEFYFKSLMDNKLNDNIAVITDYRFESGGSECQIDFLIVLNNTCIIIEIKNFYGDFELRDDGFYRLNPLRKIKNPLSQTERAEIMLKNQLKRLNLNLDVRYYVVFVNDQCSLYQLTRDKPIVMASQLNRFLESLNEEAYDKNHSYTLKKLESARLKESRYNLELKLDFSQARKGLTCQSCSGWLEVETYNSLKCQSCGADEKIENAIRRSITEMKTLFPNDAITLSRLSEWIGHAYTPSKLRRLLNVICHSHGDKKGRHYTLKGDNTLS from the coding sequence ATGACAATAAGTGAATTAGAGTTTTTGGAAAGAAGATATGATTTGGACCGAGAGCAACAGCTTGAACTCGAGTTAGAGAGAAAAGGCAAGGTTGGAGAATTTTATTTTAAAAGTTTAATGGACAATAAGTTAAATGATAATATCGCGGTGATCACTGATTATCGTTTTGAAAGTGGCGGAAGTGAATGCCAGATTGATTTTTTAATCGTGTTGAATAATACATGCATTATCATTGAGATTAAAAACTTCTATGGTGATTTTGAATTGCGAGATGATGGTTTTTATCGTTTAAATCCTTTGCGTAAAATTAAAAATCCATTGTCTCAAACAGAACGTGCAGAGATTATGTTAAAAAATCAGTTGAAACGGCTAAATTTAAATTTAGATGTTCGATACTATGTGGTGTTTGTAAATGATCAATGTTCGCTTTATCAGTTAACGCGTGATAAGCCGATTGTGATGGCGAGTCAACTGAATCGATTTTTAGAATCACTAAATGAAGAGGCATACGATAAGAATCATAGCTATACGTTGAAGAAATTAGAGTCTGCTCGACTGAAGGAGTCTCGATATAATCTTGAATTGAAATTAGATTTTAGTCAGGCGAGAAAAGGTCTAACGTGTCAAAGTTGTTCGGGATGGCTTGAGGTCGAGACGTATAATAGTTTGAAATGCCAATCGTGTGGTGCTGATGAAAAAATCGAGAACGCAATTAGAAGAAGTATTACCGAGATGAAGACGTTATTTCCAAATGATGCAATTACATTGAGTCGTTTAAGTGAATGGATTGGGCACGCGTATACACCGAGCAAGCTGCGACGACTATTAAATGTGATCTGTCACAGTCATGGAGACAAGAAAGGACGACATTATACGTTAAAGGGAGATAATACACTTTCTTAA
- a CDS encoding GNAT family N-acetyltransferase, whose amino-acid sequence MTINFNDEKQIGKDQLERLYNDAEWYAYTNDLDLLQQAVNQSLYVLTAWEEDTLVGLIRVVGDGLTIIYIQDILVLKEYQNQGIATEMLQHVLTKYDNVRQKVLLTDEAPDVRHFYEKNGFESCDKGELVAFAKLN is encoded by the coding sequence ATGACTATAAATTTTAATGATGAAAAACAAATAGGTAAAGATCAATTAGAAAGACTTTATAATGATGCAGAGTGGTATGCTTATACAAATGATCTAGACCTTTTACAGCAGGCAGTGAATCAGTCGTTATATGTTTTAACGGCGTGGGAAGAGGATACACTCGTTGGATTGATTCGTGTTGTTGGTGATGGTCTAACGATTATTTATATTCAAGACATACTTGTGTTAAAAGAGTATCAAAATCAAGGCATCGCGACTGAAATGTTGCAACACGTTTTAACTAAATATGATAATGTCAGGCAGAAAGTTTTATTAACTGATGAAGCACCTGATGTAAGACACTTCTATGAAAAGAATGGTTTTGAATCTTGTGACAAAGGTGAGTTAGTCGCCTTTGCGAAATTAAATTAG
- a CDS encoding M20 metallopeptidase family protein, with protein MNIREAILEHFEDAVKRRRHLHMYPEPSFQEFKTKQYIYDELKNLPLEIKRDVGGNGVVARLIVDESYDTLAFRADFDALLIQEENDVPYKSKNDGVMHACGHDAHTAALITFAHILSEHKDELPVNVVFIFQHAEELVPGGAKSMIEDGCLDGVDYFFGTHVASLKPVHEFGWNYESMYANADTFTITATGKGGHGAAPHTTHDPVVASAYLIEQLQSIVSRNVDPLESAVLSVTAFNAGKAFNVIPQYVEIKGTVRTYESDVRELVLSRIEEIAKGVGLAQNVDFDVEIHRGYPALKNDVKMTDYVRGLAEKDVDFVESVVKLPPSMGGEDAAYYLQKVPGCYFSTGVGNVDKGIIHPHHHPKFDIDEDGMKSALELFLKIVMNFGEFEK; from the coding sequence ATGAACATTCGTGAAGCGATACTCGAACATTTTGAAGACGCTGTGAAAAGACGTAGACATTTACATATGTACCCAGAGCCTTCATTTCAAGAGTTTAAAACGAAACAATATATTTATGATGAATTAAAAAATTTACCTTTAGAAATTAAAAGAGACGTCGGTGGAAATGGTGTCGTCGCGCGTTTAATCGTCGATGAGTCATACGATACACTTGCATTTCGTGCAGACTTTGACGCGCTTTTAATCCAAGAAGAAAACGACGTGCCGTATAAATCTAAAAACGACGGTGTGATGCACGCTTGTGGGCACGACGCGCATACAGCTGCACTGATTACATTTGCGCATATTTTATCAGAACATAAAGATGAACTACCGGTAAACGTGGTCTTTATCTTCCAACACGCTGAGGAACTCGTTCCAGGTGGTGCGAAATCAATGATCGAAGACGGCTGTTTAGATGGTGTCGATTACTTCTTCGGCACGCACGTTGCGTCTTTAAAGCCTGTCCATGAATTTGGCTGGAACTACGAATCAATGTACGCAAATGCCGATACATTCACGATTACAGCGACAGGTAAAGGTGGCCATGGTGCTGCACCTCATACGACGCACGATCCAGTCGTTGCGTCTGCGTATTTAATCGAGCAGTTACAGTCTATTGTGTCGAGAAATGTCGATCCGTTAGAATCTGCAGTCCTTTCAGTCACTGCATTTAACGCTGGAAAAGCATTTAACGTAATTCCACAATACGTCGAGATAAAAGGAACTGTCCGCACATATGAAAGTGACGTCCGAGAACTCGTACTATCACGCATTGAAGAAATCGCTAAAGGCGTAGGACTCGCACAAAACGTCGACTTCGACGTTGAAATTCACCGCGGTTACCCTGCGCTTAAAAACGACGTCAAAATGACAGATTACGTGCGCGGTCTAGCTGAAAAAGACGTCGACTTCGTCGAGAGCGTCGTGAAACTTCCTCCATCGATGGGCGGAGAAGACGCAGCGTACTATTTACAAAAAGTACCAGGTTGCTATTTCTCAACAGGTGTAGGAAACGTCGACAAAGGAATCATACATCCGCACCACCATCCAAAATTCGATATTGACGAAGACGGCATGAAATCCGCACTCGAGCTCTTCTTAAAAATCGTCATGAACTTTGGCGAGTTCGAGAAGTAA
- a CDS encoding TetR/AcrR family transcriptional regulator: MENKERDLRVERTKESIKNSFLELMKEKEFEKITVKDITTRARINRGTFYIHYLDKYDLMKQMQEKVIEEMTQAERNNILDIANKKDTMTHPINGVIAVFKYVETNEKIFSAMLGQQGDLSFQSTIKDFMWKKFFNEQSDLLFDENESLVPKNILIAYISSAHLGVIQQWLNSGMKKSPEKMAKILFKISIEGPFAAAGLKKELFEELLKDE; encoded by the coding sequence ATGGAAAATAAAGAAAGAGATTTAAGAGTTGAACGTACAAAAGAATCTATTAAAAATTCTTTTTTAGAACTCATGAAGGAAAAAGAATTTGAGAAAATTACAGTTAAAGATATTACGACGCGTGCTAGGATAAACCGCGGCACTTTCTATATCCACTATCTAGATAAATATGATTTAATGAAACAAATGCAAGAAAAAGTTATCGAAGAAATGACACAAGCTGAGAGAAATAACATTCTAGATATTGCGAATAAAAAAGATACTATGACCCATCCTATAAATGGTGTGATCGCTGTTTTTAAATATGTTGAAACAAACGAAAAAATTTTTTCAGCAATGCTCGGACAACAAGGTGATTTATCATTTCAATCTACAATAAAAGATTTTATGTGGAAAAAGTTTTTTAACGAACAAAGTGATCTATTATTTGATGAAAATGAGTCACTCGTACCAAAAAACATTTTAATAGCTTACATTTCATCAGCACACTTAGGTGTAATTCAGCAGTGGTTAAATAGTGGTATGAAGAAAAGCCCAGAAAAGATGGCTAAAATCCTTTTCAAAATCTCAATAGAAGGACCATTCGCAGCAGCAGGTCTAAAAAAAGAGTTATTTGAAGAGCTTTTGAAAGATGAATAG
- the fusA gene encoding elongation factor G, with the protein MAREFSLKNTRNIGIMAHIDAGKTTTTERILYYTGRIHKLGETHEGASQMDWMEQEQDRGITITSAATTAQWKGHRVNIIDTPGHVDFTVEVERSLRVLDSAVTVLDAQSGVEPQTETVWRQATNYEVPRLVFVNKMDKIGADFDYAIGTIRDRLQANAHAVQYPIGAEDEFRGIIDLVKMKTYLYHDDLGQDVEEVEIPAEFEDKAQEMREALIEGLADVNEDVMEAYLGGEELSEETLKAAIRKATCDVEFFPVFCGTAFKNKGVQLLLDGIIDYLPSPLEVKPIVGHMANDPEEEYIAKPGDDEPFTALAFKVMTDPFVGKLTFFRVYSGSLDSGSYVSNTTKGKRERIGRILQMHANSREEISTVYSGDIAAAVGLKDTGTGDTLTEEKLGVILESMEFPEPVIHLSVEPKSKADQDKMSTALVKLQEEDPTFTAYTDNETGQVIIGGMGELHLDVLVHRMKSEFNVECNVGAPMVSYRETFTQSAQVQGKFSRQSGGRGQYGDVHIEFTPNEQGAGFEFEDAIVGGVVPREYIPSVEEGLKNALENGVLAGYPLVDVKAKLYDGSYHDVDSSEMAFKIAASLALKEAAKKCKPVLLEPVMKVEIVMPEEYLGDIMGDVTSRRGRVEGMEARGNAQVVNAFVPLSEMFGYATSLRSNTQGRGTYSMVFDHYEEVPASISEEIIKKNTGE; encoded by the coding sequence ATGGCAAGAGAATTTTCTCTAAAAAATACTCGTAACATCGGTATCATGGCACACATCGATGCTGGTAAAACGACTACAACAGAACGTATCCTTTATTACACAGGCCGTATCCACAAACTTGGAGAAACTCACGAAGGTGCATCACAGATGGACTGGATGGAGCAAGAACAAGACCGTGGTATTACAATCACATCTGCAGCAACAACTGCACAGTGGAAAGGTCACCGTGTAAACATCATCGATACACCAGGGCACGTAGACTTCACAGTTGAAGTTGAACGTTCTTTACGTGTACTTGACTCAGCTGTAACAGTATTAGACGCTCAATCAGGTGTTGAGCCACAAACTGAAACAGTTTGGAGACAAGCAACAAACTATGAAGTTCCACGTTTAGTATTCGTTAACAAAATGGATAAGATCGGTGCGGACTTCGACTATGCAATCGGTACAATCAGAGACCGTCTACAAGCTAATGCACACGCGGTACAATACCCAATCGGTGCAGAAGACGAGTTCAGAGGTATCATTGACTTAGTAAAAATGAAAACTTACCTTTACCACGATGACTTAGGTCAAGACGTAGAGGAAGTTGAAATTCCAGCAGAATTCGAAGATAAAGCTCAAGAAATGCGTGAAGCATTAATCGAAGGTCTTGCAGACGTAAACGAAGACGTTATGGAAGCATACCTTGGTGGAGAAGAGCTTTCAGAAGAGACTCTTAAAGCTGCAATTCGTAAAGCGACTTGTGACGTAGAGTTCTTCCCAGTATTCTGTGGTACAGCATTCAAGAACAAAGGTGTTCAGTTATTACTCGATGGAATCATCGATTACTTACCATCACCACTTGAAGTAAAACCAATCGTTGGTCATATGGCTAACGATCCAGAAGAAGAATATATCGCGAAACCAGGAGACGACGAGCCTTTCACAGCGTTAGCGTTTAAGGTTATGACAGACCCATTCGTTGGTAAATTAACATTCTTCCGTGTGTACTCTGGTTCATTAGACTCAGGTTCATACGTATCAAATACAACAAAAGGTAAACGTGAACGTATCGGTCGTATCCTACAAATGCACGCAAACTCTCGTGAAGAGATTTCAACTGTTTACTCAGGAGATATCGCTGCAGCAGTAGGTCTTAAAGACACTGGTACAGGTGACACGTTAACTGAAGAAAAACTTGGCGTGATCTTAGAATCAATGGAATTCCCAGAGCCAGTTATTCACTTATCAGTTGAGCCTAAATCAAAAGCGGACCAAGACAAAATGTCTACAGCTCTTGTTAAATTACAAGAAGAAGACCCAACATTCACAGCATACACTGACAATGAAACTGGACAAGTTATCATCGGTGGTATGGGTGAGTTACACTTAGACGTTCTTGTACACCGCATGAAGTCTGAATTCAACGTTGAATGTAACGTAGGTGCTCCAATGGTATCTTATCGTGAAACATTCACTCAATCAGCACAAGTTCAAGGTAAATTCAGCCGTCAGTCTGGTGGACGCGGTCAGTACGGTGACGTACACATTGAATTCACACCAAACGAACAAGGTGCAGGATTTGAATTCGAAGACGCAATCGTTGGTGGGGTAGTTCCACGTGAATATATTCCATCAGTTGAAGAAGGACTTAAAAACGCTCTAGAAAACGGTGTTCTTGCAGGATACCCATTAGTAGACGTTAAAGCGAAATTATATGATGGTTCATACCACGACGTCGACTCATCTGAGATGGCGTTCAAAATCGCTGCATCACTTGCATTAAAAGAAGCAGCTAAAAAATGTAAACCAGTTCTTTTAGAACCGGTTATGAAAGTTGAAATTGTTATGCCTGAAGAATATCTAGGAGATATTATGGGAGACGTAACAAGCCGTCGTGGACGTGTAGAAGGTATGGAAGCACGCGGTAACGCACAAGTCGTTAACGCATTCGTACCACTATCAGAAATGTTCGGTTACGCAACTTCATTACGTTCTAACACACAAGGACGTGGAACTTACTCAATGGTATTTGATCACTACGAAGAAGTTCCAGCTTCAATCTCAGAAGAAATCATTAAGAAAAACACTGGAGAGTAA
- a CDS encoding ABC transporter permease codes for MKKIKLGMIPVVAVLLLVILATAFYPAYNPQPKNIPLAIFTQDEGIEQQGEVVNIGEEFVKKVKSNDGDEIEWHEIKNDEELKEGLENKDFIGALVIEKDFTKKAMSSAQSILINHKQAEMKQLIESGKLSEAEIAKMMKNQPDPSEMEEIKPEEANVEIVINQGADAQLSQIATQILNKITDTMNNQISNQSLSILSENDVNVSAAEVEQLTHRVKVEQKIMNEVKDHQANGNAHRVMFVPIWLTSMIISVLSYLIIRNNKDNLEGENRHKLAIALPTMIVITSIVAGFTYVYYMDWVMGFNFNNTLLTATYISIAILGFTSLIVGFLAWIEFATIPIFMLFLFFTMQAVMLPKQMLPTFYQNYVVPWNPFVKYATTLKEILYTGGSLGSGGTVWMFASFAIIGLGLLVISIYTKYKKA; via the coding sequence GTGAAAAAGATTAAGTTAGGCATGATACCAGTCGTTGCTGTGCTTTTATTAGTGATTTTAGCGACAGCTTTTTATCCGGCATACAATCCACAGCCGAAAAATATTCCTCTCGCAATTTTTACACAAGATGAAGGAATCGAGCAGCAAGGTGAAGTGGTAAACATCGGTGAAGAATTCGTGAAGAAGGTGAAGTCGAATGATGGCGATGAAATAGAGTGGCACGAAATAAAGAACGATGAAGAACTAAAAGAGGGCCTAGAAAACAAAGATTTTATCGGTGCATTAGTCATCGAGAAAGATTTTACTAAAAAAGCGATGAGTTCTGCTCAAAGTATTTTAATCAATCATAAACAAGCAGAAATGAAACAGTTAATTGAATCTGGAAAATTAAGTGAAGCAGAAATTGCAAAGATGATGAAAAATCAACCAGATCCGTCTGAGATGGAAGAAATTAAACCTGAAGAAGCGAACGTAGAGATTGTTATTAACCAAGGTGCTGATGCACAATTATCACAAATAGCGACTCAAATTCTAAATAAAATTACGGATACAATGAATAATCAAATTAGTAATCAAAGTTTATCGATATTATCAGAGAATGATGTAAATGTATCAGCAGCAGAAGTTGAACAGTTAACACATCGAGTTAAAGTAGAACAAAAGATAATGAACGAAGTGAAAGACCATCAAGCTAACGGAAATGCGCATAGAGTCATGTTTGTTCCAATTTGGCTAACTTCTATGATAATTTCAGTATTATCTTATCTGATTATTAGAAATAACAAGGATAATCTAGAAGGTGAAAACCGACATAAACTAGCGATAGCATTACCGACGATGATTGTAATTACTAGTATAGTTGCTGGATTTACTTATGTTTACTACATGGACTGGGTGATGGGATTCAATTTTAATAACACTCTATTAACTGCGACATATATATCTATTGCAATACTAGGATTCACATCATTGATTGTTGGATTCCTCGCATGGATTGAATTCGCGACTATTCCTATCTTCATGTTATTCTTATTCTTTACGATGCAAGCAGTTATGCTACCAAAACAAATGTTACCAACGTTCTATCAAAATTACGTTGTACCATGGAACCCATTTGTAAAATATGCAACAACATTAAAAGAAATACTATATACAGGTGGATCGCTTGGAAGCGGTGGTACAGTATGGATGTTTGCGAGTTTCGCGATTATAGGACTCGGACTTTTAGTAATATCGATTTATACGAAATATAAAAAAGCATAG
- a CDS encoding TM2 domain-containing protein, protein MRNLTVDQKLYIEQYVSNEKKSLIVAYILWFFLGAVGAHRFYVGKTITGILMIVVLIISGILTLVTFGLATAVTMLPITIWWVIDAVLVIFMIKNYNRRLRREALRSIAR, encoded by the coding sequence ATGAGAAATCTGACGGTCGACCAAAAATTGTACATTGAGCAATATGTTTCTAATGAGAAAAAGAGTCTCATCGTTGCCTATATACTATGGTTCTTTCTAGGTGCGGTAGGCGCGCATCGTTTCTACGTCGGCAAAACAATCACGGGCATTTTAATGATTGTCGTGCTGATTATTTCAGGCATACTAACATTAGTCACGTTTGGCCTCGCGACTGCAGTGACGATGCTTCCAATCACAATTTGGTGGGTCATTGACGCAGTGCTCGTTATTTTTATGATAAAAAACTACAACAGACGCTTAAGAAGAGAAGCGCTGAGAAGTATCGCGCGCTAG
- the rpsG gene encoding 30S ribosomal protein S7, which translates to MPRKGPVPKRDVLPDPIHNSKLITKLINKLMIDGKRGTSQKILYSAFEIVEERSGRDANEVFEEALENIMPLLEVKARRVGGSNYQVPVEVRPERRSTLGLRWLVNYSRLRGEKTMVERLANEILDAANNTGGAVKRREEMHKMAEANRAFAHYRW; encoded by the coding sequence ATGCCACGTAAAGGTCCAGTACCTAAGAGAGACGTATTACCGGATCCAATTCATAACTCAAAGTTAATTACGAAGTTAATTAACAAGTTAATGATCGATGGAAAACGCGGTACGTCACAAAAAATTCTTTACAGTGCGTTCGAAATCGTAGAAGAGCGTTCAGGTAGAGACGCAAACGAAGTATTCGAAGAAGCATTAGAAAACATCATGCCATTACTAGAAGTTAAAGCACGTCGTGTTGGGGGTTCTAACTACCAAGTACCAGTTGAGGTACGCCCAGAAAGACGTTCAACTCTAGGTCTTCGTTGGTTAGTGAACTACTCACGCCTACGCGGAGAAAAAACAATGGTAGAACGTTTAGCAAACGAAATTCTTGACGCAGCTAACAACACTGGTGGTGCGGTTAAGCGTCGTGAAGAAATGCACAAAATGGCAGAAGCTAACAGAGCATTCGCACACTACCGCTGGTAG
- the tuf gene encoding elongation factor Tu, translating into MAKEKFDRSKTHANIGTIGHVDHGKTTLTAAIATVLSKKYGGDAQSYDQVDNAPEEKERGITINTSHIEYETPNRHYAHVDCPGHADYVKNMITGAAQMDGAILVVSAADGPMPQTREHILLSRNVGVPALVVFLNKVDMVDDEELLELVEMEVRELLSEYDFPGDDIPVIAGSALKALEGEEEYEEKIIELMEAVDEYIPTPERDSDKPFMMPVEDVFSITGRGTVATGRVERGQVKVGEEVEIIGLTEKSSKTTVTGVEMFRKLLDYAEAGDNIGALLRGVSRDDIQRGQVLAAPGTITPHSKFKAEVYVLSKEEGGRHTPFFTNYRPQFYFRTTDVTGIVNLPEGTEMVMPGDNVEMDVELISPIAIEDGTRFSIREGGRTVGSGVVTGIDA; encoded by the coding sequence ATGGCTAAAGAAAAATTTGACCGTTCGAAAACGCATGCTAACATTGGTACTATTGGGCACGTTGACCACGGTAAAACTACATTAACAGCAGCAATTGCGACTGTTTTATCTAAAAAATACGGTGGAGACGCTCAGTCATACGACCAAGTAGACAACGCTCCAGAAGAAAAAGAACGTGGAATCACAATCAACACGTCACACATCGAGTACGAAACACCTAACCGTCACTACGCACACGTTGACTGCCCAGGACACGCAGACTACGTTAAAAACATGATCACTGGTGCTGCACAAATGGACGGAGCTATCTTAGTAGTATCTGCTGCAGATGGCCCAATGCCACAAACTCGTGAGCACATCTTACTTTCACGTAACGTTGGTGTTCCAGCATTAGTAGTATTCTTAAACAAAGTTGACATGGTTGACGACGAAGAGTTATTAGAATTAGTAGAAATGGAAGTTCGTGAATTACTTTCTGAATACGACTTCCCAGGCGACGACATTCCTGTAATCGCTGGTTCTGCTCTTAAAGCTCTTGAAGGTGAAGAAGAGTACGAAGAGAAAATCATCGAGCTTATGGAAGCTGTTGATGAGTACATTCCAACTCCAGAGCGTGACTCTGACAAGCCATTCATGATGCCAGTTGAGGACGTATTCTCAATCACTGGTCGTGGTACAGTAGCTACAGGACGCGTTGAGCGTGGACAAGTTAAAGTTGGTGAAGAAGTTGAGATCATCGGTCTTACAGAAAAATCTTCTAAAACAACTGTAACTGGAGTAGAAATGTTCCGTAAGTTATTAGACTACGCTGAAGCTGGAGACAACATTGGTGCGTTATTACGTGGTGTATCACGTGACGACATCCAACGTGGACAAGTTCTTGCTGCTCCTGGAACAATCACTCCACACAGCAAATTCAAAGCAGAAGTTTACGTTTTATCTAAAGAAGAAGGTGGACGTCATACTCCATTCTTCACAAACTACCGCCCTCAGTTCTACTTCCGTACAACTGACGTAACTGGTATCGTAAACTTACCAGAAGGTACTGAAATGGTTATGCCTGGTGACAACGTTGAAATGGACGTTGAGTTAATTTCACCAATCGCGATTGAAGACGGTACACGTTTCTCAATCCGTGAAGGTGGACGTACTGTAGGATCAGGTGTTGTAACTGGAATCGACGCATAA
- the rpsL gene encoding 30S ribosomal protein S12: protein MPTINQLVRKPRQSKKSKSKAPALNRGFNSLKKSVTHNNSPQKRGVCTRVGTMAPRKPNSALRKYARVRLSNNMEVNAYIPGIGHNLQEHSVVLIRGGHIKDLSGVRYTVVRGALDTSGVEGRKQGRSKYGAKKANS from the coding sequence ATGCCTACTATTAACCAATTAGTAAGAAAACCTCGTCAATCTAAGAAATCTAAATCTAAAGCACCAGCACTGAACAGAGGGTTTAACAGCCTTAAGAAATCAGTAACGCACAACAACTCACCACAAAAACGTGGCGTTTGTACGCGTGTTGGTACGATGGCGCCACGTAAACCGAACTCAGCTTTACGTAAATATGCACGTGTTAGACTTTCTAACAATATGGAAGTTAACGCGTACATCCCTGGAATTGGCCACAACTTACAAGAACACTCAGTTGTTTTAATCCGTGGTGGTCACATCAAAGACTTATCTGGGGTACGTTACACAGTAGTTCGTGGAGCACTTGATACTTCAGGTGTTGAAGGACGTAAACAAGGACGTTCTAAATACGGTGCTAAAAAAGCAAACTCATAA